One window from the genome of Streptomyces sp. WZ-12 encodes:
- a CDS encoding FecCD family ABC transporter permease produces the protein MFWVGVALCVAILAACTATLTVGRLGIALPDLPSALTGHATGVNSFVLDRLRGPRLTVAVAAGAAFGLSGALFQSVTRNPLGSPDVIGLGPGAGAGAALVALLFPGAPVALGALGGALAAMAVVYVSTGSGFRNPTRLVIAGIGVSAMATAFIQYIVYAIERDQATMLSSYLNGSLTARSWGDAATIGVVLLLCAPCAALLSRPLGISEMGRTTAAALGARPDRAFTGAVLLTIVLSAGAVTVAGPISFIALTAPQIVKRITRGTGPHLALSALAGALLLVLADLAAQNAPVFGKLPVGIWTMALGGAYLGYLLLREWRRGAL, from the coding sequence ATGTTCTGGGTCGGCGTCGCCCTGTGTGTGGCCATCCTGGCGGCCTGCACCGCCACCCTCACCGTGGGCCGCCTCGGCATCGCCCTGCCGGACCTGCCCTCGGCGTTGACCGGCCATGCCACCGGCGTGAACTCCTTCGTCCTGGACCGGTTGCGCGGACCGCGGCTGACGGTGGCGGTCGCCGCCGGCGCCGCCTTCGGCCTGTCCGGCGCCCTCTTCCAGTCGGTGACCCGCAACCCGCTGGGCAGCCCGGACGTCATCGGCCTCGGCCCCGGAGCCGGCGCGGGCGCCGCACTGGTCGCCCTGCTCTTCCCGGGCGCACCGGTCGCGTTGGGGGCGCTCGGCGGGGCGCTGGCGGCCATGGCGGTGGTGTACGTGTCGACCGGGAGCGGCTTCCGCAACCCCACCCGACTGGTCATCGCGGGCATCGGGGTCTCGGCGATGGCGACCGCCTTCATCCAGTACATCGTCTACGCCATCGAACGCGACCAGGCCACCATGCTCAGCTCGTACCTCAACGGCAGCCTCACCGCCCGCTCTTGGGGCGACGCGGCGACCATCGGCGTGGTGCTGCTGCTCTGCGCGCCGTGTGCCGCGCTGCTGTCCCGCCCCCTGGGCATCAGCGAGATGGGCCGGACCACGGCGGCGGCACTGGGCGCGCGCCCGGACCGCGCCTTCACCGGTGCCGTACTGCTGACGATCGTGCTCTCCGCCGGCGCCGTCACGGTAGCCGGCCCGATCTCGTTCATCGCGCTCACCGCACCCCAGATCGTCAAGCGGATCACCCGCGGCACCGGCCCGCACCTGGCGCTCTCCGCGCTCGCCGGCGCCCTGCTGCTCGTCCTCGCCGACCTGGCGGCCCAGAACGCCCCGGTCTTCGGCAAACTGCCCGTCGGCATCTGGACGATGGCGCTGGGCGGCGCGTACCTGGGCTATCTGCTCCTTCGCGAGTGGCGCCGCGGGGCCCTGTGA
- a CDS encoding FecCD family ABC transporter permease: MTATIDTTQQRTPVRRLGRRTAALLLLALAALALVCLASIMFGSKTLTPGQVWDAVTGHGDAYTTTVVESRYPRTALGIVVGLGLAVAGVLMQTVTRNPLAEPGLLGVNTGAAASVVAGTAFAGASGQTQTLLWALPGALLTGVFVYVIGTLGRGLNPVRLVLGGAVLTAVLSAFIQAVTLSRPKVFDSYRYWVVGALGGHDWDAVRSVLPLAVAGLAVALFLGRGLNIVALGEDSATALGARPERVKAAALLTATLLSAAATAAAGPIAFVGLAVPHLARTLLGADLRRQLALSALLGPALLLAADVIGRLLVRPQELMVGVVTAFAGAPALLIAVRRMRATS, from the coding sequence ATGACCGCGACCATCGACACCACGCAGCAGCGGACACCGGTGCGCCGGCTCGGCCGGCGCACCGCCGCCCTGCTGCTCCTGGCCCTGGCGGCCCTGGCCCTCGTCTGCCTGGCCAGCATCATGTTCGGCAGCAAGACCCTGACCCCGGGCCAGGTCTGGGACGCCGTCACCGGCCACGGCGACGCCTACACCACCACCGTGGTCGAAAGCCGCTATCCGCGCACCGCGTTGGGGATCGTGGTGGGCCTCGGCCTCGCCGTGGCCGGTGTCCTGATGCAGACGGTGACCCGCAACCCGCTCGCCGAGCCGGGCCTGTTGGGCGTCAACACCGGGGCCGCCGCGAGTGTGGTGGCCGGCACCGCGTTCGCCGGCGCCTCCGGGCAGACCCAGACGCTGCTGTGGGCGCTGCCCGGCGCCCTGCTGACCGGCGTGTTCGTCTACGTCATCGGCACCCTCGGGCGGGGACTGAACCCGGTGCGGCTGGTGCTGGGCGGCGCGGTGCTCACCGCGGTGCTGAGCGCCTTCATCCAGGCCGTCACGCTCAGCCGCCCGAAGGTCTTCGACAGCTACCGCTACTGGGTCGTCGGCGCCCTCGGCGGCCACGACTGGGACGCCGTGCGGAGCGTGTTGCCGCTGGCCGTCGCCGGACTCGCGGTGGCCCTGTTCCTGGGCCGCGGACTGAACATCGTTGCCCTGGGCGAGGATTCCGCCACGGCCCTCGGGGCCCGCCCGGAGCGCGTCAAGGCCGCCGCGCTGCTGACGGCCACCTTGTTGAGCGCCGCCGCCACCGCGGCCGCGGGACCGATCGCCTTCGTCGGCCTGGCCGTTCCGCACCTGGCCCGCACCCTCCTCGGGGCCGACCTGCGACGGCAGCTCGCGCTCAGCGCCCTGCTCGGGCCGGCCCTGCTGCTGGCCGCTGACGTCATAGGGAGGCTCCTGGTGCGCCCGCAGGAGCTGATGGTCGGTGTCGTCACCGCGTTCGCCGGAGCCCCCGCCCTTCTGATCGCCGTCCGTAGGATGCGAGCCACCTCGTGA
- a CDS encoding iron-siderophore ABC transporter substrate-binding protein yields MAIASRRISRRLFAASAVTSLLLVTSACGGGGDDDSAAASDSSGAFPVSIKSALGTATIKKAPKRIVTLGQGSAETAIALGHTPVGVEEYAWGSDKSGYLPWIRDAVKKSGEPLPKQFKGGDQLDIEAITELAPDLILAPWSGITAKQYDLLKDIAPTVAYPDKAWSTRWDQQINTIAKAVGQPAKGTELIKGIKKQLSDAAAAHPNYKNVTFSYIYTSGPGTLGVFKPDEQRVEMVRSLGLTVDPVVNTFKETDGTASSLIGLENADKLNKSDVLFTFYSDDKTRQEIEKQSLYAAMPAVKKGAVVASSDNSFVTASSMINPLTVPYSIKRYLPLIDGAVKKAGK; encoded by the coding sequence ATGGCCATCGCTTCGCGCCGGATATCGCGCCGTCTCTTCGCCGCCTCGGCGGTGACCTCACTGCTGTTGGTCACCAGCGCCTGCGGCGGCGGGGGAGACGACGACAGCGCCGCCGCGAGCGACAGTAGCGGTGCCTTCCCGGTGTCCATCAAGAGTGCGCTGGGCACGGCCACGATCAAGAAGGCACCCAAGCGGATCGTCACCCTCGGCCAGGGCTCGGCCGAGACGGCAATCGCCCTGGGGCACACGCCCGTTGGCGTGGAGGAGTACGCCTGGGGCAGCGACAAGTCCGGTTACCTGCCCTGGATCCGGGACGCGGTGAAGAAGTCCGGCGAGCCGCTGCCCAAGCAGTTCAAGGGGGGCGATCAGCTCGACATCGAGGCGATCACCGAACTGGCCCCGGATCTGATCCTGGCACCGTGGTCGGGCATCACGGCCAAGCAGTACGACCTCCTCAAGGACATCGCTCCGACCGTGGCGTATCCGGACAAGGCGTGGAGCACCCGCTGGGACCAGCAGATCAACACCATCGCCAAGGCGGTCGGCCAGCCGGCGAAGGGCACCGAGCTGATCAAGGGCATCAAGAAGCAACTGTCCGACGCCGCAGCCGCCCACCCGAACTACAAGAACGTGACCTTCTCCTACATCTACACCTCCGGTCCTGGCACGTTGGGCGTGTTCAAGCCCGACGAGCAGCGGGTGGAGATGGTCAGGTCCCTGGGGCTCACGGTCGACCCGGTGGTCAACACCTTCAAGGAGACCGACGGCACCGCCTCGTCGCTCATCGGCCTGGAGAACGCGGACAAGCTGAACAAGAGCGACGTCCTGTTCACCTTCTACTCCGACGACAAGACCCGGCAGGAGATCGAGAAGCAGTCGCTGTACGCGGCCATGCCGGCCGTCAAGAAGGGCGCCGTCGTGGCGAGTTCGGACAACTCCTTCGTCACCGCCTCCTCCATGATCAACCCGCTGACCGTGCCCTACAGCATCAAGCGCTACCTGCCGCTGATCGACGGCGCGGTGAAGAAGGCCGGCAAGTAG
- a CDS encoding DUF7144 family membrane protein, translating to MAATPDNGRQRSVYNGKVVVGDALFAGVALTVSGPLSILQGITGITRDRLFSSFGYAYRFDLTAWGWIHLVIGVALFVVGVGILLDKAWARGAGIAVAGASLITQFMFVPYYPVWSIIVMAFDLLIVWSLSRSFHPAARGS from the coding sequence ATGGCAGCAACGCCGGACAACGGGCGGCAGCGGAGCGTCTACAACGGCAAAGTCGTCGTCGGCGACGCATTGTTCGCCGGCGTGGCGCTCACGGTAAGCGGCCCCCTCAGCATTCTTCAGGGCATCACCGGGATCACCCGGGACAGGCTCTTCTCCTCGTTCGGATACGCCTACCGATTCGACCTCACCGCGTGGGGCTGGATTCACCTTGTCATCGGTGTGGCACTCTTCGTCGTCGGCGTCGGAATCCTCCTCGACAAGGCATGGGCGCGCGGGGCCGGCATTGCAGTGGCGGGGGCCAGTCTGATCACCCAGTTCATGTTCGTGCCGTACTACCCCGTGTGGTCCATCATCGTGATGGCATTCGACCTCCTCATCGTGTGGTCGCTGAGCAGGTCGTTCCACCCTGCGGCCCGCGGCAGTTGA
- a CDS encoding HAD family hydrolase: MVTSGTRRIADARLAAAGIEARHLVTVDDITEHKPHPEPFLTAARLLDVDPARCVAFEDAPAGLEAARAAGMLTVALTTTHDAHALAPAADAVIPDLSCVAAHLTDGGMDVTIVS; this comes from the coding sequence GTGGTCACCTCCGGCACCCGCCGCATCGCCGATGCCCGCCTGGCCGCGGCGGGCATCGAGGCCAGGCACCTCGTGACGGTCGACGACATCACCGAGCACAAGCCGCACCCGGAGCCGTTCCTGACCGCCGCCCGACTCCTGGACGTTGACCCCGCGCGCTGCGTCGCCTTCGAGGACGCCCCCGCCGGTCTCGAAGCCGCACGGGCTGCCGGCATGCTCACGGTGGCCCTCACCACGACCCACGACGCGCACGCCCTGGCCCCGGCGGCCGACGCGGTGATCCCCGACCTCTCCTGCGTGGCGGCGCACCTCACGGACGGCGGCATGGACGTGACGATCGTTTCCTAG
- a CDS encoding Lrp/AsnC family transcriptional regulator, translating into MLELRRRGVLYFDIDYRPSLVNRQRNTMLWASVRPAHLDAAGRALAAHREASFAASTTGPTNLYAAITCESSRALHAYLTGPLAALPGLAHIESAPVIRTTKRAGINPFDRAPE; encoded by the coding sequence GTGCTGGAGCTCCGCAGACGCGGCGTGCTCTACTTCGACATCGACTACCGCCCCTCCCTGGTCAACCGGCAGCGCAACACCATGCTGTGGGCGTCGGTACGGCCGGCGCACCTCGACGCCGCCGGCCGCGCCCTGGCCGCACACAGGGAAGCCTCCTTCGCCGCCTCCACGACCGGCCCGACCAACCTCTACGCGGCTATCACCTGCGAAAGCAGCCGCGCCCTGCACGCCTACCTGACCGGCCCCCTCGCCGCCCTGCCCGGACTCGCCCACATCGAAAGCGCACCCGTCATCCGCACCACCAAACGCGCCGGCATCAACCCCTTCGACCGGGCTCCCGAGTGA
- a CDS encoding AAA family ATPase, whose product MIVWLNGTHGAGKTTTSALVQQLIPHSRVFDAEKVGETLMDIRPGLPETDNFQHWPPWRPLVVETARRVLDYAGGTLVMPMTVLVEQYWREISSGLAQHDVPVRHFVLHANQETLRGRIMGDTVLGPSAFRLRHLEPYAEAARTWLHGEAEVVDTTHLTPAQAALRIAEAVKR is encoded by the coding sequence GTGATCGTATGGCTCAACGGCACCCACGGTGCGGGCAAGACGACGACCAGTGCGCTCGTGCAGCAACTGATTCCGCATTCCCGAGTGTTCGACGCCGAGAAGGTCGGCGAGACACTCATGGACATCAGGCCGGGGCTGCCCGAGACGGACAACTTCCAGCACTGGCCGCCGTGGCGGCCGCTCGTCGTCGAGACCGCCCGCCGGGTACTCGACTACGCGGGCGGCACCCTGGTGATGCCCATGACCGTCCTGGTCGAGCAGTACTGGCGCGAGATCAGCTCGGGTCTCGCCCAACACGACGTCCCCGTACGGCACTTCGTCCTCCACGCTAACCAGGAGACCCTCCGCGGACGCATCATGGGCGACACCGTTCTCGGCCCCTCCGCCTTCCGCCTGAGGCACCTTGAGCCGTACGCCGAGGCGGCCCGCACATGGCTACACGGCGAGGCCGAGGTCGTCGACACCACGCACCTCACGCCCGCCCAGGCCGCCCTACGGATCGCCGAGGCCGTCAAGCGCTGA
- a CDS encoding universal stress protein: MAEPLGQRVVVGVSGSLGSVTALHRAAAEARVRSAELWAVLAWEPPGGDLPSRGASLVTTWHRMASEQLMDALDTAFGSEGPGVPLHALVARGTPGRALVATADRSDDLLVIGAGARGRLRRGMWPSVSRYCVARACCTVLAVPPSPLHHSLTAIHRRNVWKLPLTTRSLTG; this comes from the coding sequence ATGGCCGAACCCCTGGGCCAGCGCGTCGTGGTCGGCGTGAGCGGTTCGTTGGGCAGCGTGACGGCTCTGCACCGGGCCGCCGCGGAAGCGCGCGTGCGGAGTGCGGAACTGTGGGCCGTACTGGCCTGGGAGCCACCCGGTGGCGACCTCCCCTCCCGCGGCGCGTCACTGGTCACCACGTGGCACCGCATGGCGAGCGAGCAACTCATGGACGCCTTGGACACCGCCTTCGGCAGCGAGGGCCCGGGGGTTCCGCTCCACGCCCTGGTCGCGCGCGGCACGCCGGGAAGGGCGCTGGTGGCGACCGCCGACCGGAGCGACGATCTGCTCGTGATCGGCGCCGGGGCCCGCGGCAGGCTGCGTCGCGGAATGTGGCCTTCGGTCTCCCGGTACTGCGTGGCACGCGCCTGCTGCACGGTGCTGGCCGTCCCGCCCTCCCCCCTGCACCACAGCCTCACCGCCATACACCGTCGCAACGTGTGGAAACTCCCGCTCACCACACGGAGTTTGACCGGCTGA
- a CDS encoding helix-turn-helix domain-containing protein — protein MPTVALAVTDGMLHYELSVAVEVFGVDLTHLVDPWYDFSLCGSGPVRVDRFRLEPDHGLDHLAHADTVIVPGWADTDREPPTELVTAVRAAHASGARVASLCTGAFVLGAAGLLDGRRATTHWAHTRELARRHPAATVDPDVLYVDNGDVLTSAGKAAAMDLCLHLVRLDHGSAIANKIARRLVIPPHRDGGQAQFIATPVPAPGNHPLSELLPWALERLDQPLTVEDLARQARMSSRHLGRHFKHLTGTTPLQWLHAQRIRHAQELLETTNATVDTIAVATGMGTATTLRRHFHRSVGVPPDTYRRTFRP, from the coding sequence GTGCCCACTGTCGCGCTGGCCGTCACCGACGGCATGCTCCACTACGAACTGTCCGTGGCCGTCGAGGTCTTCGGGGTCGATCTGACCCACCTCGTGGACCCCTGGTATGACTTCTCCCTCTGCGGGAGCGGTCCGGTGCGCGTCGACCGCTTCCGCCTGGAACCCGACCACGGACTCGACCACCTCGCGCACGCGGACACCGTGATCGTCCCCGGCTGGGCCGACACGGATCGCGAACCGCCCACCGAACTGGTCACGGCGGTGCGCGCCGCTCACGCTTCCGGCGCCAGGGTGGCCTCACTGTGCACGGGCGCCTTCGTCCTGGGCGCGGCAGGACTGCTCGACGGCAGGCGCGCGACCACACACTGGGCGCACACGCGGGAACTGGCCCGGCGCCATCCGGCGGCCACCGTCGATCCGGACGTCCTCTACGTCGACAACGGCGACGTCCTCACCTCCGCGGGCAAGGCCGCGGCCATGGACCTGTGCCTGCACCTGGTCCGCCTCGACCATGGCTCGGCCATCGCCAACAAGATCGCCCGCCGTCTGGTCATCCCGCCGCACCGCGACGGCGGCCAGGCCCAGTTCATCGCAACCCCCGTCCCCGCCCCGGGCAACCACCCCCTGAGCGAGCTCCTCCCCTGGGCGCTGGAGCGACTGGACCAACCGCTCACCGTAGAGGATCTGGCCCGCCAGGCCCGCATGAGCTCACGCCACCTTGGCCGCCACTTCAAGCACCTCACCGGCACCACACCCCTGCAGTGGCTCCACGCCCAACGCATCCGCCACGCCCAGGAACTGTTGGAGACCACCAACGCCACCGTGGACACCATCGCCGTGGCCACCGGTATGGGCACCGCCACCACACTGCGTCGCCACTTCCACCGCAGCGTCGGCGTCCCACCCGACACCTACCGCCGCACCTTCCGCCCCTGA
- a CDS encoding saccharopine dehydrogenase family protein has translation MESGQLVTVFGAYGHTGRFVVTELATRGFVPLPSGRNAQALEQLADEHGLEARVASVEDPASLDRALSGTAAVINCAGPFASTTGPVIDAALRAGIPYLDVAAELEANLDTFAHYRERARDAGALIVPAMAFFGGLGDLLATAAMGDWAKADEAHIAYALSNWHPTAGTRLSGAVSRERRGANRLRYSGGQWEHRTDDAPALEWTFPAPTGPRPVIGEFTMADVVTVPQHMSIPDVTTYMTVEAVRDIADPHTPAPTAADEGGRSDQTFLVDVIVRSGGVERRATASGRDIYAVTAPLVVEALERVLTGRTKAIGVASAGEIFDAPDFLHALAPHIALDLHPQQQTA, from the coding sequence ATGGAGTCAGGTCAGCTGGTGACGGTGTTCGGCGCGTACGGTCACACCGGGCGGTTCGTGGTCACGGAGCTGGCCACACGTGGGTTCGTCCCGCTGCCGTCCGGACGCAACGCGCAGGCTCTGGAGCAACTGGCCGACGAGCACGGGCTGGAGGCTCGGGTGGCGTCGGTCGAGGACCCGGCCTCGCTGGACCGGGCCCTGTCGGGAACGGCGGCAGTCATCAACTGCGCCGGCCCCTTCGCCTCGACCACCGGCCCCGTGATCGATGCCGCGCTGCGCGCGGGGATCCCGTACCTGGACGTGGCCGCCGAGCTTGAAGCAAACCTCGACACCTTCGCCCACTACCGGGAGCGGGCACGGGACGCAGGAGCGCTGATCGTCCCGGCCATGGCCTTCTTCGGCGGTCTCGGCGACCTGCTGGCCACCGCGGCGATGGGCGACTGGGCCAAAGCCGACGAGGCACACATCGCCTATGCGCTCAGCAACTGGCATCCCACGGCCGGCACTCGGCTCTCGGGCGCGGTCTCCCGCGAGCGGCGCGGCGCCAACCGGCTGCGCTACAGCGGCGGACAGTGGGAGCACCGCACCGACGACGCGCCCGCCCTGGAGTGGACCTTCCCGGCTCCGACGGGACCCCGGCCGGTGATCGGGGAGTTCACGATGGCGGACGTCGTCACTGTCCCCCAGCACATGTCCATCCCCGACGTGACCACCTACATGACCGTTGAGGCAGTCCGCGACATCGCCGACCCTCACACACCAGCCCCGACCGCCGCCGACGAGGGCGGGCGCTCGGACCAGACTTTCCTCGTCGACGTCATCGTGCGCTCGGGCGGAGTCGAACGCCGGGCCACGGCCAGCGGCCGGGACATCTACGCCGTCACCGCGCCTCTTGTCGTCGAAGCCCTTGAGCGCGTCCTGACCGGTCGCACCAAGGCCATCGGCGTCGCCTCCGCCGGCGAGATCTTCGACGCCCCGGACTTCCTGCACGCGCTCGCCCCGCACATCGCACTCGACCTGCACCCTCAACAGCAGACTGCCTGA
- a CDS encoding helix-turn-helix domain-containing protein: MDKGKRITGAARDELAGDIEKAYEGGASIRAIAASLGRSYGFVHGMLVEGGVTLRGRGGNSRREGGV, translated from the coding sequence ATGGACAAGGGAAAGCGGATCACCGGCGCGGCGCGCGACGAGCTTGCCGGTGACATTGAGAAGGCATACGAGGGCGGCGCCTCCATCCGGGCCATCGCCGCATCCCTGGGGCGCTCCTATGGCTTCGTCCACGGCATGCTCGTCGAGGGCGGTGTCACCCTGCGCGGTCGTGGAGGTAACTCCCGCCGCGAAGGCGGAGTGTGA
- a CDS encoding carboxylesterase/lipase family protein — protein MSPIRTEQGQTSGIHHSNGVSAFLGLPYAAPPVGRLRFAPPAPAEPWDGVREAAAFGNAGIQILPGVGDLSAAQSEDCLYLNVWTPSADPAAKLPVMVWIHGGGFLYGAASEALYNGAALAERGVIVVSFNYRLGVFGFLAHPEAGTNFAVLDWVTALRWVQQNISAFGGDPGNVTVFGQSSGAAAVRALLSTPSARGLFHRGIIQSAGFEHPVSANYTADSIVQLSNTLFERVGTTDLDALRGLPQDTMVKASLTRPAALATPGRLHTPADLVWFPAVDGDVVTDGFAAWPNDMPVMFGTTQDEARYFHRPGGPVGGPPVSAEQAYTPAALAVMAHTLVPRRADDVLTQFRDRGLSTYEALTELTTAAVFHEPALAAYERFTALGRTAYTYRFARVSPGNHRSRMLAYHMAELPYVFGHVAAGDGPDAEYDTTDTTLRDAVQHAWVEFARTGTPRTLAGEAWPSCRTTDPQLTVIEDTVEFRPLNPSPLTQLIRSTRTDAGN, from the coding sequence ATGTCCCCGATCCGTACAGAACAGGGCCAGACCAGCGGCATCCACCACAGCAACGGCGTATCCGCCTTCCTGGGCCTGCCCTACGCGGCCCCGCCCGTCGGCAGGCTGCGCTTCGCTCCGCCGGCACCTGCCGAACCGTGGGACGGCGTACGTGAGGCCGCCGCGTTCGGCAACGCCGGCATCCAGATCCTGCCCGGTGTCGGCGACCTGAGCGCCGCGCAGAGCGAGGACTGCCTGTACCTCAACGTGTGGACGCCCAGTGCAGACCCGGCAGCCAAGCTCCCGGTCATGGTGTGGATCCACGGCGGCGGCTTCCTCTACGGCGCGGCCTCCGAGGCGCTGTACAACGGCGCCGCGCTGGCCGAACGTGGCGTGATCGTGGTGTCGTTCAACTACCGGCTTGGAGTCTTCGGCTTCCTGGCCCACCCCGAGGCGGGCACCAACTTCGCGGTCCTGGACTGGGTTACGGCGCTGCGCTGGGTGCAGCAGAACATCTCCGCCTTCGGCGGCGACCCCGGCAACGTGACCGTCTTCGGTCAGTCCTCCGGCGCCGCCGCCGTCCGCGCGCTGCTCTCCACACCCAGCGCCCGCGGCTTGTTCCACCGGGGGATCATCCAGAGCGCCGGCTTCGAACATCCCGTCTCGGCCAACTACACCGCCGACTCCATCGTCCAGCTCAGCAACACGCTCTTCGAACGCGTCGGCACTACCGACCTCGACGCGCTGCGTGGCCTGCCGCAGGACACGATGGTCAAAGCCTCGCTGACGAGACCCGCCGCCCTCGCCACTCCTGGACGGCTACACACCCCCGCGGACCTGGTGTGGTTTCCCGCAGTCGACGGAGACGTGGTCACCGACGGCTTCGCGGCCTGGCCGAACGACATGCCGGTGATGTTCGGCACGACGCAGGACGAGGCCCGCTATTTCCACCGCCCGGGCGGCCCGGTCGGCGGCCCCCCGGTGAGCGCCGAGCAGGCGTACACCCCCGCGGCGCTCGCCGTAATGGCCCACACCTTGGTGCCCCGGCGCGCCGACGACGTCCTCACCCAGTTCCGCGACCGCGGCCTGTCCACCTACGAGGCCCTGACCGAGCTGACCACCGCTGCGGTGTTCCACGAGCCGGCTCTGGCGGCCTACGAGCGCTTCACCGCCCTGGGGCGCACGGCCTACACCTACCGCTTCGCCCGGGTGTCCCCGGGCAACCATCGCTCGCGCATGCTCGCCTACCACATGGCCGAACTGCCCTACGTGTTCGGGCACGTGGCCGCCGGTGACGGACCGGACGCCGAGTACGACACCACGGACACCACCCTTCGCGATGCCGTGCAGCATGCCTGGGTGGAGTTCGCCCGTACCGGTACCCCCCGCACCCTCGCAGGCGAGGCGTGGCCGAGCTGCCGGACCACAGACCCCCAACTCACCGTGATCGAGGACACCGTGGAATTCCGTCCGCTCAACCCCAGCCCGCTCACACAACTGATCCGTTCCACACGCACAGACGCCGGGAACTGA
- a CDS encoding TetR/AcrR family transcriptional regulator: MPRLSEETRAKRRDHVLTSAWTCFAEKGFHATSMDDVIAATGMSSSAVYRHFRSKDELIKASAESGIGLVRDTFVRLLAQRPTPTPAQTLAILVDELHARTEHPRYDMTSLAVQAWAEALGNPQVRDLSREQYTQARQRLTELAERWKAEGHLNPDADPVAAASVLFALMPGLIVSHHLITDVTLKELTDGLTALGTALSP; this comes from the coding sequence ATGCCCCGACTCAGCGAAGAGACCCGCGCGAAGCGGCGCGACCACGTCCTCACAAGTGCGTGGACCTGCTTCGCCGAGAAGGGCTTCCACGCCACATCCATGGACGACGTGATCGCCGCGACCGGGATGTCCTCAAGCGCCGTCTACCGACATTTCCGCAGCAAGGACGAACTCATCAAGGCCAGCGCCGAAAGCGGGATCGGCCTGGTGCGCGACACCTTCGTACGGCTGCTCGCCCAGCGCCCCACCCCCACTCCAGCCCAGACGCTCGCCATCCTGGTGGACGAACTGCACGCCCGCACCGAACACCCCCGCTACGACATGACCAGCCTCGCCGTCCAGGCATGGGCCGAAGCCCTGGGCAACCCTCAGGTACGCGACCTCTCGCGCGAGCAGTACACGCAGGCCCGTCAGCGGCTGACCGAACTGGCCGAACGCTGGAAGGCCGAGGGCCACTTGAACCCCGATGCCGACCCGGTGGCAGCGGCCTCGGTGCTCTTCGCCCTCATGCCGGGACTGATCGTCAGCCACCACCTGATCACCGACGTCACCCTGAAGGAACTGACCGACGGCCTCACCGCCCTCGGCACCGCCCTCAGCCCATGA
- a CDS encoding NADP-dependent oxidoreductase, translated as MQAITVRDRDAGLAGMSLTEMPYPHAAENDVIVRVHAAGFTPGELDWPGTWTDRAGRDRTPSVPGHELSGVVVQLGYGTTGLSVGQRVFGLADWTRNGTLAEYTAVEARNLAPLPADIDHTLAAALPISGLTAWQGLFDHGRLTTGQTVLIHGAAGGVGSIAVQLARETGARVIGTGRSSDRDRALALGVDTFLDLQTEQLEDGGEADVVFDVIGGDILDRSAALVRPGGTLVTIAMPPKVQPKDGRAVFFVVEPDRARLTDLAARLRDGRLRPVVSAVRSLGAAPAAFAPATRTRGKTIIRVTEG; from the coding sequence ATGCAAGCCATCACTGTGCGGGACCGTGACGCCGGTCTTGCCGGCATGTCCCTGACGGAGATGCCCTACCCCCATGCAGCCGAGAACGACGTCATCGTGCGGGTGCACGCCGCGGGCTTCACCCCTGGCGAGCTGGACTGGCCGGGCACGTGGACCGATCGCGCAGGCCGCGACCGGACGCCGAGCGTGCCGGGGCACGAGCTGTCCGGTGTCGTCGTACAGCTGGGGTACGGCACCACCGGCCTGAGCGTCGGGCAACGGGTGTTCGGCCTGGCCGACTGGACCCGCAACGGCACGCTCGCCGAGTACACCGCGGTGGAAGCCCGCAACCTCGCCCCGCTGCCGGCGGACATCGACCACACCCTGGCCGCCGCGCTGCCGATCTCCGGACTGACCGCCTGGCAGGGCCTGTTCGACCACGGCCGCCTCACCACGGGCCAGACCGTCCTGATCCACGGTGCCGCGGGCGGCGTCGGCTCGATCGCGGTCCAGCTCGCCCGCGAGACCGGCGCCCGCGTCATCGGCACGGGCCGGTCCTCCGACCGGGACCGGGCGCTCGCTCTGGGCGTCGACACCTTCCTGGACCTACAGACCGAGCAACTGGAGGACGGGGGCGAGGCCGACGTCGTGTTCGACGTGATCGGCGGCGACATCCTCGACCGCTCGGCCGCCCTGGTCCGGCCCGGCGGCACGCTCGTCACCATCGCCATGCCGCCCAAGGTCCAACCCAAGGACGGGCGGGCCGTCTTCTTCGTTGTCGAACCCGACCGCGCCCGGCTGACCGATCTCGCCGCGCGCCTGAGGGACGGACGGCTCAGGCCGGTCGTCAGCGCCGTGCGGTCACTCGGTGCAGCACCCGCCGCATTCGCCCCGGCCACGCGCACCCGCGGCAAGACGATCATCCGCGTCACCGAAGGCTGA